A single region of the Sphingobium sp. EP60837 genome encodes:
- the rpoZ gene encoding DNA-directed RNA polymerase subunit omega, whose translation MARVTVEDCVDKVTNRFDLVLLAAQRAREISGGAELTLDRDRDKNPVVALREIAEETVLPADLHDSLVGSLQKVQIDDDDTPDEIGSIAQSAEALRLTAAAPPRNQNVGGDYDG comes from the coding sequence TTGGCCCGCGTTACCGTCGAAGATTGCGTCGACAAGGTTACCAATCGCTTTGATCTCGTCCTTCTTGCGGCGCAGCGCGCCCGTGAGATTTCTGGCGGGGCCGAACTGACGCTGGACCGCGACCGCGATAAAAACCCCGTCGTCGCCCTGCGCGAGATCGCTGAAGAAACGGTCCTCCCGGCGGATCTTCATGATTCGCTTGTTGGTTCGCTGCAGAAGGTGCAGATCGACGATGACGACACGCCCGACGAAATCGGTTCGATCGCCCAGTCGGCGGAGGCCCTGCGCCTGACCGCCGCCGCCCCGCCGCGCAACCAGAATGTCGGCGGCGACTACGACGGCTGA
- a CDS encoding spermidine synthase, with protein sequence MTPRELIDTAPVPGGQELKLYRRGADHMIVLDRNELMSSRMSGSEKALAVMTLERLKGRKDPHLLIGGYGMGFTLRAALAELGQGGRVTLVELVPKIIAWARGPMAELAAGCLDDPRVRLIEGDVAAEIASARGSYDAILLDVDNGPDGLTAPANDRLYSAGGLAIAKAALKPGGILAIWSAAPDAAFTRRLRDAGFLVDEVAVKARDNGKGPRHVIWFAQKR encoded by the coding sequence GTGACGCCGCGCGAACTCATCGACACCGCCCCTGTGCCGGGCGGACAGGAATTGAAGCTCTACCGCCGCGGGGCCGATCACATGATCGTCCTCGACCGCAATGAACTGATGAGCAGCCGCATGAGCGGATCGGAAAAGGCGCTCGCCGTCATGACGTTGGAGCGCCTCAAGGGGCGCAAGGACCCGCATTTGCTGATCGGCGGCTATGGCATGGGCTTCACGCTGCGCGCCGCCTTGGCCGAACTGGGGCAGGGCGGCCGCGTCACGCTCGTTGAGCTGGTGCCCAAGATCATCGCCTGGGCGCGCGGGCCGATGGCGGAGCTTGCCGCAGGCTGTCTCGACGATCCTCGCGTACGGCTGATCGAAGGCGATGTGGCGGCCGAAATCGCCTCGGCGCGCGGCAGCTATGACGCGATCCTGCTCGACGTCGATAACGGCCCGGACGGCCTGACCGCCCCCGCCAACGACCGGCTCTATTCGGCCGGTGGCCTCGCCATCGCGAAGGCCGCGCTGAAGCCCGGCGGCATCCTCGCCATCTGGTCCGCCGCCCCGGACGCCGCCTTCACCCGCCGCCTGCGCGATGCCGGTTTCCTAGTCGATGAAGTAGCGGTCAAGGCGCGCGACAATGGCAAGGGCCCCCGCCATGTCATCTGGTTCGCGCAAAAACGCTGA
- the ung gene encoding uracil-DNA glycosylase, which produces MTAMIKLDESWRAPLREEFDRPYMQALKQFLAEEKASGKRIFPKGSEYFRALDLTPLDKVKVVILGQDPYHGEGQAHGLCFSVQPGVRTPPSLVNIYKELKSDLGLTPPRHGFLEHWAQQGVLLLNSVLTVEMGRAASHQKRGWEEFTDAIIRLVNSQAEPVVFLLWGAYAQRKAAFVDETRHLVLKAAHPSPLSAHNGFLGCRHFSKANAFLEAKGRGAVDWALPECEVGVSGL; this is translated from the coding sequence ATGACCGCAATGATCAAGCTAGACGAAAGCTGGCGCGCGCCGCTGCGCGAGGAATTCGACCGCCCCTACATGCAGGCGCTCAAGCAGTTTCTGGCGGAGGAGAAAGCGTCGGGAAAACGCATCTTCCCCAAGGGCAGCGAATATTTCCGCGCGCTCGACCTGACGCCGCTCGACAAGGTAAAGGTCGTGATATTGGGGCAGGACCCCTATCATGGCGAGGGGCAGGCGCATGGCCTGTGCTTCAGCGTGCAGCCGGGGGTGCGGACGCCCCCGTCGCTGGTCAATATCTACAAGGAATTGAAGAGCGACCTGGGCCTCACGCCGCCGCGCCATGGATTTCTGGAGCATTGGGCGCAGCAGGGGGTGCTGCTGCTGAACAGCGTGCTGACGGTGGAGATGGGCCGGGCGGCATCGCATCAGAAGCGGGGCTGGGAAGAGTTTACCGACGCGATCATCCGGCTGGTCAACAGCCAGGCGGAGCCGGTCGTGTTCCTGCTGTGGGGTGCCTATGCCCAGCGCAAGGCGGCATTTGTCGATGAGACGCGGCATCTGGTGCTGAAGGCGGCGCATCCTTCGCCGCTGTCTGCGCATAACGGCTTTTTGGGGTGCCGGCATTTTTCGAAGGCCAACGCCTTTCTGGAAGCGAAAGGGCGCGGGGCGGTGGATTGGGCTTTGCCGGAATGTGAGGTGGGGGTGAGCGGCCTTTAG
- a CDS encoding serine hydrolase codes for MPRFSFTAAFLAGLGLFLAPLPTADAFGPKPNMVQQTAQSRLLGEFARFATLSDGTVGIAVRDLNNGETLQLNGDTLFPMASTYKVAVAGKILSLADAGTLRFDEKLARLGTPLTVTMLLDLMLTRSDNEATDALVARAGGPQAVNGWLQSIGIRGQRVDSNTAQLLARAKLGGGSAGDEAESTLSSRLRDARDMPNIAFAADPRDTSTPRAMNDLLSAIQHGKALKGASTAMLLGIMSRCKTGKARLVGMLPPGTPVAHKTGTLNGLGNDTGIITLPDGRMIAISVFVMKDHRGHAARDRIMAEVARAAYDYFLFAPDLRTA; via the coding sequence ATGCCGCGTTTTTCTTTCACTGCCGCCTTTCTGGCGGGCCTTGGCCTGTTTCTGGCGCCCCTGCCTACGGCCGATGCTTTCGGTCCCAAGCCCAATATGGTGCAGCAGACCGCGCAGTCGCGGCTGCTTGGCGAATTTGCCCGCTTTGCGACGCTGAGCGACGGCACGGTCGGCATCGCGGTACGCGACCTGAACAACGGGGAGACGCTTCAGCTCAACGGCGATACGCTCTTTCCCATGGCCAGCACCTATAAGGTCGCGGTGGCGGGCAAGATTTTGTCGCTCGCCGATGCGGGCACGCTGCGCTTCGATGAAAAACTCGCGCGCCTGGGCACGCCGCTGACCGTCACGATGCTGCTCGACCTCATGCTGACGCGCAGCGATAATGAAGCGACCGATGCGCTGGTCGCACGCGCGGGCGGTCCGCAGGCCGTCAATGGCTGGCTCCAATCGATCGGCATTCGCGGCCAACGGGTGGACAGCAACACGGCCCAGCTTCTCGCCCGCGCCAAGCTCGGCGGCGGGTCGGCGGGCGATGAGGCGGAAAGCACGCTGTCCTCACGCCTGCGGGACGCGCGCGACATGCCCAACATCGCCTTCGCTGCGGACCCGCGCGATACCTCGACGCCCCGCGCAATGAACGACCTTCTCTCCGCCATCCAGCATGGCAAGGCGCTGAAGGGCGCCAGCACCGCCATGCTGCTGGGCATCATGTCCCGCTGCAAGACCGGCAAGGCGCGTCTGGTCGGCATGCTCCCGCCCGGAACGCCGGTCGCGCACAAGACCGGGACGCTCAACGGCCTTGGCAATGACACGGGGATCATCACGCTACCGGACGGGCGGATGATCGCCATTTCGGTGTTCGTCATGAAGGATCATCGCGGTCACGCTGCCCGCGACCGCATCATGGCGGAAGTGGCGCGCGCCGCTTACGACTATTTCCTCTTCGCTCCCGATTTGCGCACGGCCTGA
- a CDS encoding DUF962 domain-containing protein yields the protein MSDIAAFSEFWPYYLQEHARPATRALHYAGTSMVILLLAALPLTGRWWIIPALPFAGYGFAWIGHGLIERNRPATFRHPFWSLRADFRMWFRFLTGRMGRELARAGVRRDGSVDPQMRRHL from the coding sequence ATGAGCGATATTGCGGCGTTCAGCGAATTCTGGCCCTATTATCTGCAGGAACATGCCCGTCCTGCTACGCGGGCGCTGCATTATGCCGGGACCAGCATGGTTATCCTGTTGCTGGCGGCGCTCCCCCTAACCGGCCGTTGGTGGATCATTCCCGCCCTGCCGTTCGCCGGCTACGGTTTCGCCTGGATCGGCCATGGTTTGATCGAACGGAACCGGCCCGCCACCTTCCGTCATCCGTTCTGGTCGCTTCGCGCGGACTTTCGCATGTGGTTCCGTTTTCTCACCGGCCGCATGGGCCGCGAATTGGCTCGGGCGGGGGTGCGGCGCGATGGATCGGTCGATCCGCAGATGCGGCGGCATCTCTGA
- a CDS encoding GNAT family N-acetyltransferase, whose translation MALTAHFSCLPDTAELAPRWQALEGASDASFFVGWTWTGSWLESYGVRPDLLTVTDEEGKDVALALIGHAMQPRLLGRCATLSLNQSGDPAADRPYVEYNGLLTATGREGRAAQAFHAALLRRADWRALRVSGIAPNSPLLSLSLRRATRLDRSPVYQVDLDAVRAAAGDYLSLLSANTRSQIRRAIKDHGGMPNIAAAQSAPEAESWLEDMRVLNEGRHDDNAWADPAFRRFVAILVERGRVTGEVELLRFTDDGGTVGLLVNFIHRGQAMNYQSAFAAPRTPKDKPGLLCHAAAVAHYADRHLGLYSLLAGKDRYKQSLATREEALEWWQIERFSPRLEAEALLRRLAKRPASA comes from the coding sequence ATGGCCCTTACCGCCCACTTTTCCTGCTTGCCCGATACAGCTGAATTGGCGCCGCGCTGGCAGGCGCTGGAGGGGGCGTCCGATGCGTCCTTTTTCGTGGGATGGACCTGGACTGGCAGCTGGCTGGAAAGCTACGGCGTTCGACCCGATCTCCTGACGGTCACGGATGAGGAGGGGAAAGACGTCGCCCTTGCGCTTATCGGTCACGCGATGCAGCCCCGCCTGCTTGGCCGCTGCGCGACGCTTTCGCTCAACCAGTCGGGCGACCCCGCCGCTGATCGTCCCTATGTCGAATATAATGGCCTGCTCACCGCGACCGGCAGGGAAGGGCGAGCGGCCCAGGCTTTCCACGCCGCACTCCTCCGCCGTGCCGACTGGCGCGCCTTGCGCGTCAGCGGCATCGCGCCGAATTCGCCCTTGCTCAGCCTGTCGCTGCGCCGCGCCACCCGCCTGGACCGCTCGCCCGTCTATCAGGTTGACCTCGACGCCGTGCGGGCTGCGGCGGGCGATTATCTCTCACTGCTCAGCGCCAACACCCGCAGCCAGATCCGGCGCGCGATCAAGGACCATGGCGGCATGCCCAACATCGCCGCCGCTCAAAGCGCTCCGGAGGCGGAAAGCTGGCTGGAGGACATGCGCGTCCTCAACGAGGGCCGCCACGACGACAATGCCTGGGCCGACCCCGCCTTCCGCCGCTTCGTCGCCATCCTCGTAGAACGCGGCCGGGTGACTGGAGAAGTCGAATTGCTCCGCTTCACCGATGATGGCGGCACAGTCGGGCTGCTCGTCAATTTCATCCATCGCGGCCAGGCGATGAACTATCAATCCGCCTTCGCCGCCCCGCGCACACCCAAGGACAAGCCGGGCCTGCTCTGCCACGCCGCAGCCGTCGCGCATTATGCCGATCGCCACCTCGGGCTCTACTCCCTGCTGGCAGGCAAGGACCGTTACAAACAAAGCCTCGCCACCCGCGAGGAAGCGCTGGAATGGTGGCAGATCGAACGCTTTTCACCCCGGCTCGAGGCCGAAGCGCTGCTCCGCCGCTTGGCTAAACGCCCAGCTTCCGCGTGA
- a CDS encoding cupin-like domain-containing protein has translation MTAHSPIAAQIFPDEARGVFAAVYPDEAAKLSHGLAGHPLLSIEALAGLAERMPAASVEYNLGKLPLGVRPEDTPSNGLSLGETIRTIETNGSWAVLKNVERDAAYGALLDAALAELAPLVEARTGAMLNREAFIFLSSPGSVTPFHMDPEHNILLQIRGEKVMTVFPAGDEELVPALQSEAFHAGGHRNLVWREDFHGRGMAVKLLPGDAIHVPVKAPHFVENGTGVSVSLSVTWRSERSVAESELHGLNALMRRRGLPTGRIGARPERQGVRRLAYRITRKLGV, from the coding sequence ATGACTGCCCATTCGCCGATCGCGGCGCAGATTTTCCCCGACGAGGCGCGGGGCGTGTTCGCGGCCGTTTATCCCGATGAGGCGGCGAAGCTGTCGCACGGGCTGGCGGGGCATCCGCTGCTGTCGATCGAGGCGCTCGCCGGCTTGGCGGAGCGGATGCCCGCCGCGTCCGTCGAATATAATCTGGGCAAGCTGCCGCTGGGCGTGCGGCCGGAGGATACGCCATCCAACGGGCTGAGCCTGGGCGAGACGATCCGGACGATCGAGACCAATGGCAGCTGGGCGGTGCTGAAGAATGTCGAGCGGGACGCGGCCTATGGCGCGCTGCTGGACGCGGCGCTTGCCGAACTGGCGCCGCTGGTCGAGGCGCGGACGGGGGCGATGCTGAACCGGGAGGCGTTCATCTTCCTGTCCTCGCCGGGTAGCGTGACGCCGTTCCACATGGACCCGGAGCATAATATCCTGCTGCAGATCCGGGGCGAGAAGGTGATGACCGTCTTTCCGGCGGGGGACGAGGAATTGGTGCCTGCGCTGCAGAGCGAGGCGTTTCACGCGGGCGGGCACCGGAACCTTGTGTGGCGGGAGGATTTCCACGGGCGTGGGATGGCGGTTAAGCTGCTGCCGGGCGATGCGATCCATGTGCCGGTCAAAGCGCCGCATTTTGTGGAGAACGGCACGGGGGTGTCGGTCAGCCTGTCTGTGACATGGCGTTCGGAGCGGAGCGTCGCGGAAAGTGAACTGCATGGCCTGAATGCGCTGATGCGGCGGCGGGGATTGCCGACTGGGCGGATCGGGGCGCGGCCTGAGCGGCAGGGCGTCCGGCGGCTGGCCTATCGCATCACGCGGAAGCTGGGCGTTTAG
- a CDS encoding GNAT family N-acetyltransferase — translation MDMASHPLASGNRAYGPAQRARWTDLAAQAAEANAFYAPDMLCAALDHLAGAPGVRLVEAQAGGELIGLLPVMVTPRHGRLPVACVGNWMHDHCFFGAPLIRRGQEVAAWRGLLAQLDAAHWAAGFLYLQGLDAAGANAAALEALCVEQRRGRREVHRYDRAMLRSALDAESYWETHVRAKKRKEIRRLQKRLAELGTVEQRLLADRAELPHWCADFLALEASGWKGREGTALACSANDAAFFRAACAAAFDAGRLHFLRIDLDGRAIAMLANFRHGEGAFSFKIAFDEELGRFSPGVLIELANLYAVQGDPGIAWMDSCAAADHPMIDSLWAERRTIVQYRIALRGRGFQRVGRAAAFALANGAEAIASRVKGLS, via the coding sequence ATGGACATGGCATCCCACCCCCTGGCCAGCGGCAACCGCGCCTATGGTCCGGCGCAGCGCGCGCGCTGGACGGACCTGGCGGCGCAAGCGGCGGAAGCCAACGCCTTTTATGCACCCGACATGCTGTGCGCCGCGCTCGATCATCTGGCGGGCGCGCCGGGCGTGCGGTTAGTGGAAGCGCAGGCGGGAGGCGAACTTATCGGGCTGTTGCCGGTGATGGTGACGCCCCGTCATGGGCGGCTGCCGGTCGCCTGCGTGGGCAATTGGATGCACGACCATTGTTTCTTCGGAGCGCCGCTGATCCGGCGGGGGCAGGAAGTGGCGGCCTGGCGCGGATTGCTGGCGCAGTTGGACGCGGCGCATTGGGCGGCGGGCTTTCTCTATCTGCAGGGGCTGGATGCGGCGGGCGCCAATGCCGCGGCGCTGGAGGCGCTATGCGTCGAGCAGCGGCGCGGGCGGCGCGAGGTACACCGTTATGACCGGGCGATGCTGCGCTCTGCGCTGGATGCGGAGAGCTATTGGGAAACGCATGTGCGCGCAAAGAAGCGCAAGGAGATCAGGCGCTTGCAGAAGCGGCTGGCAGAGCTGGGGACGGTGGAGCAGCGGCTGCTGGCAGACCGGGCGGAGCTGCCGCATTGGTGCGCCGATTTCCTGGCGCTGGAGGCGTCGGGCTGGAAGGGACGCGAGGGGACGGCACTTGCCTGCTCAGCCAATGACGCGGCCTTTTTCCGGGCGGCATGCGCGGCTGCTTTCGATGCGGGGCGGCTGCATTTCCTGCGCATCGATCTGGATGGGCGTGCGATCGCGATGCTGGCCAATTTCCGTCATGGCGAGGGCGCTTTTTCCTTCAAGATCGCCTTTGACGAGGAATTGGGGCGCTTTTCGCCGGGCGTGCTGATCGAGCTGGCGAACCTGTATGCGGTGCAGGGCGATCCGGGGATCGCGTGGATGGACAGCTGCGCGGCCGCGGATCATCCGATGATCGACAGCCTGTGGGCGGAGCGGCGGACGATCGTGCAATATCGCATCGCGCTGCGCGGGCGGGGTTTTCAGCGCGTGGGGCGCGCGGCGGCCTTTGCGCTTGCCAATGGGGCGGAGGCGATCGCCAGCCGCGTGAAAGGATTGTCATGA
- a CDS encoding NAD-dependent epimerase/dehydratase family protein, whose translation MTILVTGAAGFIGMAVADQLLSAGRAVIGIDNMNDYYPVSLKRDRIAALQQRHGKLFTFAELDFADMDALNAALAGHAVEAIIHLGAQAGVRYSLINPHAYVRSNLAGHVNMLELARERRVRHLVYASSSSVYGGNDVLPFRVEDRADHPVSLYAATKRADELMSETYAHLFRIPMTGLRFFTVYGPWGRPDMAMWIFTKKILAGDPIPVFNHGRMQRDFTYIDDIVSGVIGCLDHAPADDGAPKAGGSRSPHRLYNIGNNRPEELMHLISVLEQAIGRKAEIDFQPMQPGDVPATFADTSAIAHDIGFAPATGIDVGVPRFVSWYRDYHAD comes from the coding sequence ATGACCATTCTCGTCACCGGCGCCGCAGGCTTCATTGGCATGGCCGTCGCCGACCAGCTTCTCTCGGCAGGGCGAGCGGTGATCGGCATCGATAATATGAATGATTATTATCCGGTGTCGCTGAAGCGCGACCGGATCGCCGCGTTGCAGCAACGCCATGGCAAGCTCTTCACCTTCGCGGAGCTGGATTTCGCGGACATGGATGCGCTCAATGCCGCGCTTGCGGGTCATGCGGTGGAGGCGATCATCCATTTGGGCGCGCAGGCGGGCGTGCGCTATTCGCTGATCAACCCGCATGCCTATGTCCGCTCCAATCTCGCGGGCCATGTCAACATGCTGGAACTGGCGCGGGAACGGCGGGTGCGGCACTTGGTCTATGCTTCTTCCTCGTCCGTCTATGGCGGCAATGACGTGCTGCCTTTCCGGGTCGAGGATCGCGCCGATCATCCGGTCTCGCTCTACGCGGCCACCAAGCGCGCCGATGAATTGATGAGCGAAACCTATGCCCATCTTTTCCGCATCCCCATGACGGGCCTGCGCTTCTTCACCGTCTATGGGCCTTGGGGCCGTCCAGACATGGCGATGTGGATCTTCACGAAGAAGATCCTCGCAGGGGATCCCATTCCCGTATTCAACCATGGCCGGATGCAGCGCGACTTCACCTATATCGACGATATCGTCAGCGGGGTGATCGGGTGCCTCGATCATGCGCCCGCCGACGACGGGGCGCCCAAGGCTGGCGGCAGCCGATCGCCGCATCGGCTCTACAATATCGGCAACAATCGGCCCGAAGAGTTGATGCACCTGATTTCCGTGCTGGAACAAGCGATTGGCCGCAAGGCGGAGATTGATTTCCAGCCGATGCAGCCGGGCGACGTTCCGGCCACATTTGCCGACACCAGCGCGATCGCTCACGATATCGGTTTCGCGCCCGCCACCGGCATAGACGTCGGCGTGCCGCGCTTCGTGTCCTGGTATCGGGACTATCACGCAGACTGA
- a CDS encoding KpsF/GutQ family sugar-phosphate isomerase yields the protein MSTVSKIVPFGSGSRIVETACRTLSVASHGLNALEAKFSDRDFAAIFLRMVGMIMNVRGRLIVTGMGKSGIVARKMTATLTSTGTPALFMHPADAGHGDLGMVTPDDIVLMLSHSGESNELGPIIQYCKRFGIPLLGLTARGESTVASASDVCVLLPAVREACPNELAPTTSTTVQMAFGDALAIALMEMRGFSADDFHKFHPNGRLGAQLLKVRDLMAAGEAVPRVREDASLLDATIEMTRGRLGGTAVINQNGELIGAFTDGDLRRTVTGTQQLTEAVGRFMTVPPLSVGPDELASEAIRLMHLHNITLLFVCEGGRLVGAVHMHDLLHAGVA from the coding sequence GTGTCGACAGTATCGAAAATCGTGCCTTTTGGTTCAGGCAGCCGGATTGTGGAAACGGCCTGCAGAACCTTATCAGTCGCGTCCCATGGGTTGAATGCTCTGGAAGCCAAATTCTCGGATCGCGATTTCGCTGCCATCTTCCTGCGTATGGTCGGGATGATCATGAATGTGCGGGGCCGCCTGATCGTCACCGGCATGGGCAAAAGCGGCATCGTCGCGCGCAAGATGACGGCGACGCTGACATCGACGGGTACGCCCGCCCTCTTCATGCACCCGGCTGATGCGGGGCATGGCGACCTTGGCATGGTGACGCCGGACGACATCGTGCTGATGCTGTCCCATTCGGGCGAGTCCAACGAACTTGGCCCCATCATCCAATATTGCAAACGCTTCGGCATCCCGCTGCTCGGCCTGACCGCGCGGGGGGAAAGTACGGTGGCCAGCGCCTCGGACGTTTGCGTCCTGCTGCCCGCTGTTCGCGAAGCTTGCCCCAATGAACTGGCGCCGACCACATCGACCACGGTGCAGATGGCCTTTGGCGACGCGCTCGCCATTGCGCTCATGGAAATGCGCGGTTTTTCGGCCGACGATTTCCACAAATTCCATCCTAACGGCCGCCTCGGCGCGCAACTTTTGAAGGTCCGCGACCTGATGGCGGCGGGCGAGGCCGTGCCGCGCGTGCGCGAAGATGCCTCGCTGCTCGACGCCACCATAGAAATGACGCGTGGGCGGCTCGGCGGTACGGCGGTAATCAACCAGAATGGGGAACTCATCGGGGCCTTCACCGATGGCGACTTGCGCCGCACCGTCACCGGCACCCAGCAACTGACTGAGGCGGTGGGCCGGTTCATGACCGTGCCGCCGCTCTCCGTCGGCCCCGACGAACTGGCGTCCGAAGCGATCCGCCTAATGCATCTGCACAACATCACCCTGCTCTTCGTCTGCGAAGGCGGCCGTCTGGTTGGGGCGGTCCACATGCATGACTTGCTTCACGCCGGGGTCGCCTGA
- a CDS encoding 3-deoxy-manno-octulosonate cytidylyltransferase → MVIPARAGSSRLPRKPLRLIAGRTLLHRTIAMARAAIGGLPDTELVVATDDQEIADHARAAGCDAAMTASAVATGSGRALAAALQRPTPPRFVVNLQGDSPFQPQGALRAVLAALQSGAEVATPVIALDWYALDALRDHKRRSPFSGTTCARAPDGRALWFSKTIIPAIRNEDAVRASQPLSPVWRHVGLYGFTLDALKRFEETPPTALENFEGLEQLRLIELGIPITTVAIDPPLFDSSGIDTQADIERVEALIATHGDPTPI, encoded by the coding sequence ATCGTCATCCCGGCGCGCGCGGGTTCATCCCGTTTGCCGCGCAAGCCGCTGCGCCTGATCGCCGGGCGCACATTGCTGCACCGGACCATCGCCATGGCTCGCGCGGCGATCGGCGGGCTGCCTGACACGGAACTGGTCGTTGCGACCGATGACCAGGAAATCGCCGATCACGCTCGCGCCGCCGGGTGCGACGCCGCCATGACCGCCAGCGCAGTCGCAACGGGTTCGGGTCGGGCGCTTGCCGCTGCACTGCAACGTCCCACACCGCCGCGCTTCGTCGTCAACCTCCAGGGGGATTCCCCCTTTCAGCCGCAGGGCGCGCTGCGCGCCGTCCTCGCCGCGCTTCAATCAGGGGCAGAGGTCGCCACCCCCGTCATTGCGCTCGACTGGTACGCCCTCGACGCGCTTCGCGATCATAAGCGCCGATCGCCCTTCAGCGGCACGACCTGCGCCCGCGCACCCGATGGCCGCGCCCTCTGGTTCTCGAAAACGATCATCCCCGCCATCCGCAACGAAGACGCCGTGCGCGCCAGCCAGCCCTTATCGCCCGTTTGGCGTCATGTCGGCCTTTATGGCTTCACACTCGACGCCCTCAAACGGTTCGAAGAAACCCCGCCGACCGCGCTCGAAAATTTCGAAGGGCTCGAACAGCTGCGCCTGATCGAACTTGGCATCCCCATCACCACCGTCGCCATTGATCCGCCCCTGTTCGACAGTAGCGGCATCGACACGCAAGCCGATATCGAGCGCGTCGAAGCCCTGATTGCGACCCACGGCGATCCCACGCCGATCTGA
- a CDS encoding histidine phosphatase family protein, which translates to MRRIFIIRHGNTFESSATACRIGAGTDLLLVESGRAQADRLGQWFAAQKLTAAHLHSSPLQRATETAARIGAAIGHAPDGTLPWLNEIDHGPDEGRPESDVIARIGEQALTDWDERGIAPDGWTVNAEARVAAWQDWFARGGEGADLLVTSNGAARFALLALGLSPASLKLRTGAFGELAIGEDGIVTLQAWDQRP; encoded by the coding sequence ATGCGCCGCATCTTCATCATCCGCCACGGAAACACCTTCGAAAGCAGCGCCACCGCCTGCCGCATCGGCGCGGGCACGGACCTGCTGCTCGTCGAAAGCGGCCGCGCTCAGGCCGACCGCCTCGGCCAATGGTTCGCCGCCCAGAAGCTGACGGCCGCCCATCTCCACAGCAGCCCGCTCCAACGCGCCACCGAAACCGCCGCGCGGATCGGCGCGGCCATAGGGCATGCCCCGGACGGCACGCTCCCCTGGCTCAATGAAATCGACCATGGCCCAGACGAAGGCCGCCCGGAATCGGACGTCATCGCCCGCATCGGCGAACAGGCGCTTACCGATTGGGACGAGCGCGGCATCGCGCCCGATGGCTGGACCGTAAATGCGGAGGCCCGTGTCGCCGCCTGGCAAGACTGGTTCGCGCGGGGAGGGGAGGGTGCGGACCTCCTCGTCACCAGCAACGGCGCAGCGCGCTTCGCCCTGCTCGCGCTCGGCTTGTCTCCTGCATCCCTCAAACTGCGCACTGGCGCCTTTGGCGAGCTTGCGATCGGGGAAGACGGAATAGTTACTCTCCAAGCTTGGGATCAACGCCCTTAA
- a CDS encoding LptA/OstA family protein, translating to MKRSRILLSTGALGAALLYAGAGAQVLKNHDSNAPVNFTADRIEVQDRADRVVVSGNVEVTQAGMKLNAARMTVAYRNGAGGSGVEVDRIDASGNVVVTKGNETARGNVAIYDLNSRLITMLGNVTLTQGANRLTGGRLVIDLTSGRSTVDGRAAGGGAPGVSGGSGGRVSGTFTVPQRKN from the coding sequence ATGAAGAGATCGCGGATCCTGCTATCGACCGGCGCGCTGGGCGCGGCCCTGCTCTATGCTGGCGCTGGGGCGCAGGTGCTGAAAAATCACGACAGCAACGCACCTGTTAATTTCACCGCCGACCGGATCGAGGTGCAGGACCGCGCCGATCGCGTGGTGGTGTCGGGGAATGTCGAAGTGACGCAGGCGGGCATGAAGCTCAACGCCGCGCGCATGACGGTGGCCTATCGCAATGGCGCAGGCGGCAGCGGGGTGGAGGTCGACCGGATCGACGCGTCGGGCAATGTCGTCGTGACCAAGGGGAATGAGACGGCGCGCGGCAATGTGGCGATCTACGACCTTAACAGCCGCCTCATCACGATGCTGGGCAATGTGACGCTGACGCAGGGAGCCAACCGGCTGACCGGCGGGCGGCTGGTGATCGATCTGACCAGCGGGCGATCGACGGTGGATGGGCGGGCTGCGGGCGGCGGGGCTCCAGGCGTGAGCGGCGGTTCGGGCGGGCGCGTGTCGGGCACGTTCACGGTGCCGCAGCGGAAGAATTAA